The Halogeometricum rufum genome has a segment encoding these proteins:
- a CDS encoding RNA-guided endonuclease InsQ/TnpB family protein — protein sequence MYYAYKYRLKPSDSHRKELDRHRDICRQLYNHTLYRLNEYQDEHGKLPSMTTLRSELPDLKQWWDDLSDVYSKVLQTVVERLFDNLKGLSKLKENGYGVGQLKWKPPREFRSFTYSQSGFKLDKKGGQTVLSLSKLGDIPIRLHRAIPDDATLKQVTLKKEPTSEWFATFGVEMDREPPAKPENPEKCVGIDVGILKYAHDTDGTAVGSLDLSDERERLESEQRDLSRKEHGSANWEKQRQVVAERHSTLKRKRRDFLHKLSNYYAREYDLVAVEGLNVKGMMESPSNSRNTASAAWRTFLSLLEYKCKREGTHFVAVNPSGTTKECASCGVSTEKPLWVREHSCPACGFEADRDANAAWNILSRGLEDVGVGYSESTPVETALPVDTDSVSAKRVIEAGSPTLKERTASAVSE from the coding sequence ATGTACTACGCCTACAAGTACCGTCTCAAGCCGTCCGACTCCCACCGCAAGGAGTTGGACCGCCACCGAGACATTTGTAGGCAACTCTACAACCACACGCTCTACCGCCTCAACGAGTACCAAGACGAACACGGCAAACTGCCGTCCATGACCACCCTGCGGTCGGAACTGCCCGACCTCAAACAGTGGTGGGACGACCTCTCCGACGTGTACTCGAAAGTTCTCCAAACCGTCGTTGAACGACTGTTCGACAACCTCAAAGGACTCTCCAAACTCAAGGAGAACGGCTACGGCGTCGGCCAACTCAAGTGGAAGCCACCACGGGAGTTCCGCAGTTTCACGTATAGTCAGTCTGGCTTCAAGCTCGACAAGAAGGGCGGTCAGACTGTCCTATCACTCTCGAAACTCGGAGATATACCGATTCGTCTCCACCGCGCCATCCCTGACGACGCGACACTCAAGCAGGTCACGCTCAAGAAGGAACCGACGAGTGAGTGGTTCGCCACGTTCGGCGTCGAAATGGACCGCGAACCACCCGCGAAGCCCGAAAACCCCGAGAAGTGCGTCGGCATCGACGTGGGGATTCTCAAGTACGCTCACGACACCGACGGCACGGCGGTCGGGTCGCTCGACCTCTCTGACGAGCGCGAACGGCTCGAAAGCGAACAGCGCGACCTCTCGCGGAAGGAACACGGCTCCGCGAATTGGGAGAAACAACGGCAGGTCGTGGCTGAACGCCACTCCACCCTCAAGCGAAAGCGCCGCGACTTCTTGCACAAACTCTCGAACTACTACGCTCGGGAGTACGACCTCGTAGCGGTAGAAGGCCTGAACGTAAAGGGAATGATGGAGTCGCCGTCGAATAGCCGCAACACGGCATCTGCCGCGTGGCGGACGTTCCTCTCGTTGCTCGAATACAAGTGCAAACGTGAGGGAACGCACTTTGTCGCGGTCAACCCGAGCGGCACGACCAAGGAGTGCGCGTCGTGCGGCGTCTCGACGGAGAAACCGTTGTGGGTGCGTGAACACTCCTGTCCTGCCTGCGGGTTCGAGGCGGACAGAGATGCGAACGCGGCGTGGAACATCCTTTCTCGCGGCCTCGAAGACGTAGGAGTGGGATACTCCGAATCAACGCCTGTGGAGACTGCGCTCCCTGTGGATACCGATTCGGTATCTGCAAAGCGCGTCATAGAAGCAGGAAGCCCTACCCTCAAGGAGCGAACCGCGTCAGCGGTGAGCGAGTAG